From Candidatus Pedobacter colombiensis, one genomic window encodes:
- a CDS encoding DUF58 domain-containing protein: MKHFFRKYYSDLFLGKRFFVGIGLCVSLFLFSFFLPWLGDLPYIFVGVLALLVLIDLVLLYLAKRDVFLRRDVPERLSNGDDNELQIYVENFYSFGIHIGIIDEIPFQFQKRDLWFKSHLKSGERKTIAYLLRPTKRGEYIFGQLRLYVQSPLRLVTRRFNFGEEVTVPVYPSFLQLRKYELMAISNRLSEFGIKKIRRVGHSMEFDQVKNYVQGDDYRSVNWKATARKGELMVNSYTDEKAQHLYCIIDKSRAMKMPFEGLSLLDYAINASLVLSNVALLKQDKAGLITIADKTGSVVPADRRPAQLGKIMEVLYKEKSRYLELNMEALYTSIRSTLRQRSLIVFFTNFESMSALNRQLPYLKRIAKYHLLLVVFFENTELKMITEKPANDVEGIYIQTIATKFAYEKKLMVKELAKHGILSILTPPEKLTVNVVNRYLAIKAQQKI; encoded by the coding sequence ATCTTTGTAGGGGTGTTGGCCTTGTTGGTGTTGATTGATCTGGTGCTGTTGTACCTTGCAAAACGCGATGTCTTTTTGCGCAGGGATGTACCAGAGCGGTTAAGTAATGGGGATGACAATGAACTTCAGATCTATGTAGAGAATTTTTATTCCTTTGGTATTCATATCGGTATTATTGATGAAATCCCTTTTCAGTTTCAAAAAAGAGACCTCTGGTTTAAAAGTCACCTGAAATCGGGTGAACGGAAAACGATTGCCTATTTGTTAAGGCCAACTAAAAGAGGAGAGTATATTTTCGGACAGCTGCGGTTATATGTGCAATCGCCATTAAGACTAGTCACACGGAGGTTTAATTTTGGTGAAGAAGTAACCGTTCCTGTTTACCCTTCTTTTCTGCAATTGCGCAAATATGAACTGATGGCCATATCAAACAGGCTAAGCGAATTTGGGATTAAGAAGATCAGACGGGTTGGGCATAGCATGGAGTTTGACCAGGTAAAGAATTATGTGCAGGGCGATGACTATCGCTCCGTAAACTGGAAAGCCACTGCCCGGAAGGGGGAGTTAATGGTAAACTCCTATACGGATGAAAAAGCTCAGCATTTATATTGCATTATTGATAAATCGAGAGCAATGAAAATGCCTTTCGAGGGGCTAAGCTTATTGGATTATGCAATTAATGCCAGTTTGGTGCTTTCAAATGTAGCCTTGTTAAAACAGGATAAGGCGGGATTAATCACGATAGCAGATAAAACCGGAAGTGTGGTGCCTGCAGATCGCAGACCTGCGCAGCTAGGTAAAATAATGGAGGTCTTGTATAAGGAAAAGAGTCGCTACCTGGAGCTGAACATGGAGGCTTTATATACCAGTATCCGCAGTACCTTAAGGCAACGAAGTCTGATTGTATTTTTTACAAATTTTGAAAGCATGTCTGCCTTAAACAGGCAGTTGCCTTATTTAAAGCGTATAGCCAAATACCATTTGCTGCTGGTTGTATTTTTTGAGAATACGGAGCTTAAAATGATTACCGAAAAGCCGGCGAACGATGTAGAAGGCATTTATATACAGACCATCGCCACTAAGTTTGCTTACGAGAAAAAGTTAATGGTAAAGGAACTGGCCAAACATGGTATCCTGAGCATCCTTACACCACCAGAGAAATTAACTGTAAATGTGGTGAATAGGTATCTGGCCATTAAGGCGCAGCAAAAAATCTAA
- a CDS encoding L-serine ammonia-lyase: MQREQISVFDIFKIGIGPSSSHTLGPWRAAQQFTASLKEKGLLAQVEQVKILLYGSLAKTGKGHGTDVAILLGLTGADPVTFDVNAIDSTIATIKGDQLLSLGNEQLITFNYNDDMVFLFFESLPFHPNAVTFQAFLNTGKAFSETYYSIGGGFVVKEGENGNEKEQVDLPFPVEKASELLHWCLSTGLKVSEIVMENELSWRTEAETRKGIMQHFNVMKDCTYRGCHTSGFLPGGLNVGRRAAALNKRLIGSSVYNDYTSWIMAIRNGGNSFNYILDWVSCFALAVNEENASFGRVVTAPTNGAAGVIPAVLQYYIAFCDGYTDEKITQFIACASEIGSIFKKGATISAAMGGCQAEIGVSSAMAAAALTECLGGSQRQVLMAAEIAMEHHLGLTCDPIGGLVQIPCIERNTMGAIKAITASQLALQSNPDKAKVSLDAVVNTMWETALDMNSKYKETSDGGLATNIPISLPEC, from the coding sequence ATGCAAAGGGAACAGATCTCGGTATTCGACATTTTTAAGATAGGTATTGGCCCATCAAGCTCACACACTTTAGGTCCATGGAGAGCAGCGCAGCAATTTACAGCTTCGCTAAAAGAGAAAGGATTATTGGCACAAGTGGAGCAGGTAAAGATCCTGCTATATGGTTCTTTGGCCAAAACGGGCAAAGGACACGGAACAGATGTAGCCATATTACTAGGTCTTACAGGTGCCGATCCGGTTACTTTTGATGTAAATGCCATCGACAGTACCATTGCAACAATTAAAGGCGATCAATTGCTGTCTCTCGGAAATGAGCAACTGATCACATTCAATTACAATGATGATATGGTTTTCCTGTTTTTCGAAAGCCTGCCATTTCATCCTAATGCAGTTACTTTCCAGGCTTTCTTAAATACGGGGAAGGCATTTTCCGAAACTTATTATTCTATAGGTGGCGGTTTTGTGGTAAAAGAAGGCGAAAACGGAAATGAGAAAGAGCAGGTCGACTTGCCTTTCCCTGTCGAAAAAGCCAGTGAACTATTACATTGGTGCTTATCTACCGGCCTTAAAGTATCAGAAATCGTGATGGAGAACGAGTTGTCCTGGCGTACAGAAGCTGAAACAAGAAAAGGCATTATGCAGCATTTCAATGTCATGAAAGACTGCACCTACCGTGGATGTCACACCTCAGGATTTTTACCGGGAGGACTAAATGTTGGCAGAAGAGCTGCAGCCTTAAATAAAAGATTAATCGGTAGCAGCGTTTATAACGATTATACCAGCTGGATAATGGCCATCAGAAATGGTGGAAACAGCTTTAACTATATTCTGGACTGGGTAAGCTGCTTTGCCCTGGCTGTAAATGAGGAGAACGCCTCTTTTGGCCGGGTAGTTACAGCACCTACCAACGGTGCAGCTGGAGTTATCCCTGCAGTATTACAGTATTATATCGCCTTCTGCGATGGATACACAGATGAAAAGATTACCCAGTTCATTGCCTGTGCATCAGAAATAGGTAGCATCTTTAAAAAAGGGGCAACGATATCGGCCGCAATGGGTGGCTGTCAGGCCGAGATCGGTGTATCATCAGCAATGGCGGCTGCAGCTTTAACAGAGTGTTTAGGCGGCTCACAGCGTCAAGTACTCATGGCAGCAGAGATAGCCATGGAACATCATTTGGGTTTAACCTGCGACCCTATAGGTGGCTTGGTTCAAATACCGTGCATTGAAAGGAATACCATGGGTGCGATAAAAGCCATAACTGCGAGTCAGCTTGCCTTACAAAGCAACCCTGATAAAGCAAAAGTTAGTCTGGATGCAGTGGTAAACACCATGTGGGAAACTGCATTAGATATGAATTCAAAATACAAGGAAACATCTGACGGAGGTTTGGCAACAAACATCCCGATCAGTTTACCGGAATGCTAA